The following proteins are co-located in the Acidobacteriota bacterium genome:
- a CDS encoding uracil-DNA glycosylase: protein MSKQNIDETLGIAREIKDQLKFYREIGLEDIGGSARTTDSAPTASTESVSMSLTSNDAPARTAAVTAAPQARYEEPAHGTSQTEQAGLFGEIAVAGQQGNSRLRPAVLPALESRDLSLEAIREDIGDCRRCKLHEHRRTIVFGEGDPKARLVFIGEGPGAEEDASGRPFVGRAGQLLDKIIAAIGLKREDVYIANIVKCRPPGNRTPERDEVDTCEPFLFRQLAFIQPDVIVALGSPAFQCLMKTREPITRARGEWREWNGIKLMPTFHPAFLLRSPDKKREVWEDMKKVRDYLNAIATRGAL from the coding sequence ATGTCGAAACAGAACATCGATGAAACATTGGGCATCGCCCGCGAGATCAAAGACCAGTTGAAGTTCTATCGCGAGATTGGACTCGAGGACATCGGCGGATCAGCCCGCACTACAGACTCGGCTCCAACAGCTTCCACGGAGTCGGTTTCAATGAGCTTAACGTCCAATGATGCGCCTGCCCGAACGGCCGCCGTGACAGCCGCGCCTCAAGCTCGATATGAGGAACCTGCGCACGGAACATCGCAGACAGAACAGGCTGGACTGTTTGGCGAAATCGCCGTGGCCGGCCAACAAGGCAACTCACGGCTCCGCCCCGCGGTTCTTCCCGCCCTCGAGTCCCGTGACCTTTCGCTTGAAGCGATTAGAGAAGATATCGGTGATTGCCGTCGCTGCAAACTTCACGAGCATCGCCGGACGATTGTATTCGGAGAGGGCGATCCTAAGGCGAGGCTGGTGTTCATTGGCGAAGGCCCGGGTGCGGAAGAAGACGCCAGCGGCCGGCCTTTCGTCGGACGCGCCGGTCAACTACTCGACAAGATCATTGCGGCCATCGGCCTTAAACGCGAAGACGTCTACATTGCGAACATCGTCAAGTGTCGCCCACCCGGGAACCGTACTCCTGAGCGCGACGAAGTGGACACCTGCGAGCCGTTTCTGTTTCGCCAGCTCGCGTTCATTCAACCAGACGTAATTGTCGCACTCGGTTCACCAGCCTTTCAGTGCCTTATGAAAACGAGAGAGCCGATAACCCGTGCGCGAGGCGAGTGGCGTGAATGGAACGGAATAAAACTGATGCCCACGTTTCACCCGGCTTTCTTGTTGCGCTCCCCCGATAAGAAGCGCGAGGTTTGGGAGGACATGAAGAAGGTGCGAGACTACTTGAACGCCATCGCAACCCGAGGGGCACTCTAA
- a CDS encoding zinc-ribbon domain containing protein, producing the protein MPKQARVRAREETEVHEYQDKVLRCIDCGEEFVFSAGEQLFFADKGLRNDPKRCKPCKSKKNERIAVNLQAYGQPFPRERVEVTVKCALCGIETTVPFRPTQGRPVYCRDCFLRMRASAHIHAPLP; encoded by the coding sequence GTGCCGAAACAGGCGCGAGTTCGAGCAAGGGAGGAGACCGAAGTGCACGAATACCAGGACAAGGTTCTAAGGTGCATCGATTGCGGCGAAGAGTTTGTCTTCAGCGCTGGAGAGCAACTGTTCTTCGCAGACAAAGGGTTGAGAAACGATCCAAAGCGGTGTAAGCCGTGCAAGTCGAAAAAGAATGAGCGCATCGCAGTCAATCTACAGGCCTACGGTCAGCCTTTTCCGCGTGAGCGCGTCGAGGTCACAGTCAAATGCGCGTTGTGCGGGATTGAAACTACCGTGCCATTCAGGCCAACCCAGGGACGACCAGTCTATTGTCGAGATTGCTTCTTAAGGATGCGGGCTTCAGCCCATATTCACGCGCCGCTTCCCTAG
- a CDS encoding TonB-dependent receptor: MRKKKVLARVVICTLSTLLILGSFSGLGSAQVTTTGRISGTVMDQQGAVLRNAEVVVRNNETGAEYKAQSGDEGTFFISALPVSTYTVTVTAQGFKQTKVTDVKIEVGKSATVEVKLEVGAASESVTVTGGAEVLQRDSTNIGSIISGRQITELPFTSRDALDLVLTLPGTTTPGRPRSSSINGLPKGALFITLDGINAQDNFNRTGDAFFTYIRPRIDAIEQVEVSTSTPGAEAAAGGAVHIRFITKGGSNDYHGGAYWYNRQKGFNANYYFNNLTGIERAPIRLDQWGIKAGGPITPWLKDRAWFFVNYEEFRLPEATVRTRVILTPEAQAGIFRYPGGPASGVNLLALAASKGFTGTFDPTIAKILADIRSSTSAGVVKAQSDPNFQNFVFTNTGGQLRRFPTIRVDFNVTSKHHVEAIYNFQDFASRVDFLNGVDPAFPAPMPQILGSQASNRFSLSTALRSQLTSTVVNEARFGLTGGTVVFFPEPNAGSFAPFGGVSMIFPGALANPQSLDSNSRRNSPVQQFNDNLSWTRGNHNLNFGAAYNRASSFAQNSGGPLVPQVSFDVVATDTATSIFTTANFPGADAATIANARGIYALLTGRLSQAAFNAKLDETTKKYSLNETTIERNSVHGYGFYFQDYYKFRPNLSLNYGLRWEAAISPRHNNGVYTRPTGVFGVSGEGNLFKPGVTPGAATTYVRVDKNTKAFEDDRNNWAPSFGIAWSPNFKSGILKRILGENDRTVIRGAYSISYVVGGFADYNGIWNGNTGLSRNISLLNGRDFVAGSLLLRNGLPPFTAPADPVYPLASAVGVQARDFNPNLKVPYVQSWNFGIQRELTRDTVFEARYVGNHSIGLGRQYTINEVNIFENGFLPEFIAAQNNLKLNGGTSFRNLGLPGQVALPIFEKSFGTTASGLANFTNATFIQLLNQGQAGNVANRLGNVTGAVGFQANRIAGGLAANLFIANPSVMGANALLATNSGSSTYSALQVELRRRFSRGLTLNGNYTWAHALTNTFAAQPHTLRNEGMDKGPSPWDIRHSFKVSYTYDLPIGAGHRLDYKGPGNVVGKVLEGWATDGIIRWTSGRVFPLDGGRATANQFESGVNLVGISIQELQKLVAIRKQPLDATRGTVFWLPDDIVQNTLKAFGLVAGTPTGRYIAPPTTPGKFGTYLFLYGPEFFRADLSIVKKTRVTERANVEFRAEFLNAFNNQNFLIGNVGAGDVANADSNRVTVSSLNFGQTTHAYRDLSTTNDPGGRLMQLVLRVNF, translated from the coding sequence ATGAGAAAGAAAAAAGTGCTAGCTAGAGTAGTAATCTGCACACTCTCAACTCTGCTAATATTGGGCTCATTTAGCGGTTTGGGTAGCGCGCAGGTTACCACCACCGGCCGAATAAGCGGCACGGTGATGGATCAGCAAGGCGCAGTGCTACGCAATGCCGAGGTTGTCGTTAGGAACAATGAGACCGGCGCGGAATACAAGGCCCAATCTGGTGACGAAGGCACCTTCTTCATCTCTGCCTTGCCGGTATCGACTTATACCGTGACGGTTACCGCTCAGGGGTTCAAACAGACCAAGGTAACAGATGTAAAAATCGAAGTGGGTAAGTCGGCAACCGTCGAAGTCAAGCTCGAAGTCGGCGCAGCCAGCGAGTCGGTCACGGTTACCGGCGGGGCTGAAGTCCTGCAAAGGGACTCCACCAATATCGGCTCAATTATCTCCGGCCGCCAGATCACCGAGCTGCCGTTCACCTCGCGTGATGCTCTTGATTTGGTGCTGACGCTTCCGGGCACGACCACACCAGGCCGCCCGCGTTCTTCTTCGATAAATGGCCTGCCTAAGGGCGCGCTGTTCATCACCCTCGACGGCATCAATGCTCAGGACAACTTCAATCGGACTGGTGATGCGTTCTTCACCTACATCCGTCCTCGCATTGACGCCATAGAACAGGTGGAGGTTTCAACGTCTACTCCGGGCGCCGAAGCTGCGGCGGGCGGCGCGGTACACATTCGGTTCATCACCAAGGGTGGTTCGAACGACTACCACGGCGGTGCGTACTGGTACAATCGCCAGAAGGGCTTCAATGCCAACTACTACTTCAACAACCTGACCGGCATCGAGCGCGCGCCGATTAGGTTGGATCAGTGGGGAATCAAGGCAGGCGGACCGATCACCCCCTGGCTCAAAGACCGCGCATGGTTCTTTGTTAACTACGAAGAATTCAGGTTGCCCGAAGCGACTGTGCGCACTCGCGTCATCCTGACCCCCGAGGCGCAAGCGGGAATCTTCCGCTATCCTGGAGGACCTGCGAGCGGTGTAAATCTGTTAGCGCTCGCGGCGTCGAAAGGATTCACGGGGACTTTCGATCCTACAATAGCGAAGATCCTTGCCGACATTCGCAGTTCGACGTCGGCGGGCGTGGTCAAAGCACAATCGGATCCGAACTTCCAGAATTTCGTCTTCACGAATACGGGAGGACAGCTTCGACGTTTCCCCACAATTCGTGTGGACTTCAACGTGACCAGCAAGCATCACGTCGAAGCCATCTACAACTTCCAGGATTTCGCATCCAGGGTGGACTTCCTCAATGGCGTTGATCCAGCTTTCCCGGCGCCAATGCCGCAGATTCTTGGAAGCCAGGCATCCAATCGTTTCTCACTTTCAACGGCGCTGCGCTCACAGCTTACTTCGACCGTCGTAAACGAGGCGCGCTTCGGCCTGACCGGCGGGACGGTGGTGTTCTTCCCTGAACCCAATGCGGGCTCCTTTGCACCCTTTGGCGGTGTGTCGATGATCTTCCCTGGCGCACTGGCCAACCCCCAGTCGCTCGACAGCAATTCTCGGCGTAACTCTCCTGTCCAGCAGTTCAATGATAACCTCTCCTGGACCAGGGGCAATCACAATCTCAACTTTGGGGCTGCGTATAACAGAGCGAGTTCGTTCGCCCAGAACTCTGGTGGCCCCCTGGTTCCTCAAGTGAGTTTTGATGTGGTGGCAACCGATACTGCCACTTCGATATTCACTACTGCAAACTTCCCGGGTGCTGACGCCGCAACGATAGCCAATGCCAGGGGAATCTATGCGCTGCTGACAGGCCGGCTATCGCAAGCCGCATTCAACGCCAAGCTCGACGAGACGACAAAGAAGTATTCACTGAACGAGACGACGATCGAGCGCAACAGCGTTCACGGCTATGGCTTCTACTTCCAGGATTACTACAAATTCCGCCCGAACCTCAGCCTCAACTATGGACTGCGCTGGGAAGCCGCGATTTCGCCGCGTCACAACAATGGTGTCTACACCAGGCCGACGGGCGTGTTCGGCGTAAGCGGAGAGGGTAATCTGTTCAAACCAGGCGTCACACCTGGCGCGGCGACTACCTACGTCCGGGTCGACAAGAATACGAAGGCGTTTGAGGACGATCGCAACAACTGGGCGCCGAGCTTCGGCATCGCGTGGAGTCCGAATTTCAAGTCGGGCATACTCAAGCGCATACTCGGCGAAAACGACAGGACGGTCATTCGCGGCGCCTATTCGATTTCGTATGTGGTCGGCGGTTTCGCCGATTACAACGGCATATGGAACGGTAACACGGGCCTCAGCCGAAACATAAGCCTGCTTAACGGCAGAGATTTCGTAGCGGGCAGTCTCCTCTTGCGAAACGGCCTGCCGCCCTTCACTGCTCCGGCTGACCCGGTCTACCCATTGGCATCCGCCGTGGGTGTCCAGGCTCGGGACTTCAATCCGAACCTTAAGGTGCCCTATGTCCAGTCGTGGAATTTCGGCATCCAGCGCGAGCTTACCAGGGACACTGTCTTTGAAGCTCGCTATGTTGGAAACCATTCGATAGGGCTTGGCAGGCAGTACACCATCAACGAGGTGAACATCTTTGAGAATGGATTCCTCCCGGAGTTCATCGCGGCGCAGAACAACCTGAAGCTCAACGGAGGCACGAGTTTCCGCAACCTTGGGCTGCCTGGGCAAGTGGCACTGCCGATATTTGAGAAGTCGTTCGGGACGACGGCAAGTGGTCTGGCCAACTTCACGAACGCGACCTTTATACAGTTGCTCAATCAAGGTCAGGCCGGGAACGTCGCCAACCGACTGGGCAATGTAACAGGAGCAGTAGGGTTCCAGGCAAATCGGATAGCTGGGGGACTGGCTGCAAATCTGTTCATCGCCAATCCGTCGGTGATGGGCGCGAATGCTCTACTGGCGACAAACAGCGGCAGCAGCACCTACAGTGCTCTCCAGGTTGAATTGCGCAGACGATTTTCGCGCGGGCTTACGCTCAATGGTAATTACACCTGGGCTCACGCGCTTACGAACACGTTCGCCGCTCAACCACACACGTTGCGCAATGAGGGGATGGACAAAGGGCCTTCACCCTGGGACATCCGCCATTCGTTCAAGGTCAGCTACACTTATGATCTGCCAATCGGCGCGGGCCACAGGTTGGATTACAAGGGCCCGGGCAATGTCGTTGGCAAGGTGCTGGAAGGCTGGGCGACGGATGGTATCATCCGATGGACAAGCGGCCGCGTGTTTCCGCTCGACGGCGGTCGCGCTACTGCCAACCAGTTCGAATCGGGTGTTAATCTGGTCGGCATAAGCATCCAGGAGCTACAGAAGCTGGTGGCGATTCGAAAGCAGCCTCTGGACGCAACTCGCGGCACGGTCTTCTGGCTTCCGGACGATATCGTTCAGAACACTCTGAAAGCGTTCGGCCTGGTGGCCGGTACGCCGACGGGAAGATACATCGCTCCGCCGACGACACCGGGCAAGTTCGGTACCTATCTCTTCCTGTATGGCCCGGAGTTCTTCCGCGCCGACTTGAGCATTGTCAAAAAGACGCGAGTAACCGAGCGCGCGAATGTAGAGTTCCGCGCAGAGTTCTTGAATGCGTTTAATAACCAGAACTTCCTGATCGGCAATGTTGGCGCGGGTGACGTAGCCAACGCTGATTCCAACAGGGTAACGGTTAGCAGTCTCAACTTCGGACAAACGACTCACGCTTACCGAGACCTTTCAACCACCAACGATCCAGGCGGACGCTTGATGCAGCTCGTCCTCAGGGTCAACTTCTAA
- a CDS encoding tetratricopeptide repeat protein, whose product MKLRFPTSQALHILLGIFCLAFVANAQLGIRGQMFMPDGSPIQKPTRLTLLTDNGMRTEIFYTDSNGRIALPRINVPYTILVETDGESYETTTVSFNPVHAGNYIVVNLRPLTAANPSKPGTVKADALGANVSPKAKLAYEEATKLLQAGKYDEASELLKRVISLQPDYVQAHNDLGAVFMKLDQLDKAEETLRHAIKLNDRWYLPQLNLGVVLNRQRKHKEAAKLLTNLRNNHPDQTKIHPPLVEALIEAHEWRQAEEELGKALAVKGADAVDLKIKLGMVTLRQNKFDAAVTAFREATFAEPENALAQFNLGAALLESGNLDEAETALRLAYRIEGAKVPGAQLQLGQLYFRKKNYPKAIEAFETYLRDLPNAPNAGQVKEAVEKLRQALNKP is encoded by the coding sequence ATGAAGCTGCGGTTCCCTACGAGTCAAGCCCTACACATCCTTCTGGGTATCTTCTGCCTGGCTTTTGTAGCGAATGCTCAACTGGGCATAAGGGGCCAGATGTTCATGCCCGACGGGTCGCCCATCCAAAAGCCGACGCGACTCACCTTGCTCACAGACAACGGCATGCGCACTGAGATCTTTTACACAGACTCAAACGGGAGAATCGCCCTCCCGCGCATCAACGTCCCTTACACGATCTTGGTCGAAACAGACGGAGAGAGCTACGAGACGACTACTGTGTCATTCAATCCGGTCCACGCAGGTAATTACATAGTCGTTAATTTAAGGCCGCTCACCGCTGCCAACCCTTCCAAACCCGGAACAGTAAAAGCCGACGCGTTAGGCGCTAACGTTTCTCCAAAAGCCAAACTGGCTTATGAAGAAGCGACGAAGCTGCTACAGGCTGGAAAGTATGATGAAGCTTCGGAGCTCCTCAAGCGGGTCATCTCGCTTCAGCCGGATTACGTACAGGCTCACAACGACCTGGGCGCCGTTTTCATGAAACTTGATCAGCTCGACAAAGCCGAGGAAACGTTGCGCCATGCGATCAAGCTCAACGACAGATGGTACCTTCCTCAGCTAAATCTCGGGGTCGTTCTTAACCGCCAGCGCAAACACAAAGAGGCCGCCAAGCTGCTCACCAATCTCCGAAACAACCATCCGGATCAGACAAAAATTCACCCTCCGCTTGTCGAAGCATTGATCGAAGCGCACGAGTGGCGTCAAGCCGAAGAAGAGTTAGGGAAAGCGCTCGCTGTGAAAGGCGCAGACGCGGTGGACCTGAAGATCAAGCTGGGCATGGTCACCTTGAGGCAAAATAAGTTCGACGCGGCGGTGACCGCTTTTCGCGAGGCAACTTTCGCCGAACCTGAGAATGCGCTCGCTCAGTTCAATCTCGGCGCCGCCCTGCTTGAGAGTGGCAACCTCGACGAAGCAGAAACAGCGTTGCGTCTTGCATATAGGATCGAGGGCGCCAAGGTGCCCGGCGCACAATTGCAATTGGGTCAGCTCTACTTCCGCAAGAAGAATTATCCGAAAGCGATCGAGGCATTCGAAACTTATCTACGCGATCTCCCAAACGCTCCCAACGCGGGTCAAGTCAAAGAGGCCGTTGAGAAGCTCCGCCAGGCGCTTAACAAACCTTGA
- a CDS encoding MFS transporter — MTDGKPNARRIHEAVRALRHRNYRIYYFGMLVSFTGTWMQSVAQSWLIYRLTGSAWLLGLVGFAGQVPVFLLAPLGGVMADRHSRHRIVIITQTLAMLQAFALAVLTIGGLVTVQGVFALAILLGIVNAFDLPTRQSFMVELVGREDLMNAIALNSSMIQGSRVLGPALAGLLVGWLGEGPCFLINGISYLAVIGGLFAIRVGRESAGPASGSAFSHLKEGFDYVLHTSPVRALLLLVAFVSIFGLPYIVLMPIFASEVLKGGPRALGVLLGAAGAGALAGALTLAARRHVEGLGRVVALSVAALGSMLILFSLSRNLIISAVLLVPVGFALILQMSASNTLVQTMAPDGMRGRLMSFYSMSLMGMAPFGSLLAGAVAARIGAPATVAGGGALCIVASLFFWSRLPHLRREAVPILVAQGAMAGEPTEADSAQHG, encoded by the coding sequence GTGACGGACGGAAAACCGAATGCGCGGCGGATCCACGAAGCTGTTCGAGCGCTTCGTCACCGCAACTACCGAATCTACTACTTCGGCATGCTCGTATCGTTCACCGGCACGTGGATGCAAAGCGTTGCGCAGAGCTGGCTGATCTATCGACTCACCGGGTCTGCATGGCTTCTTGGATTGGTAGGGTTTGCCGGGCAGGTTCCCGTTTTCCTTTTGGCTCCGCTGGGCGGTGTTATGGCCGACCGGCACAGCCGCCATCGAATCGTCATCATTACTCAAACATTGGCGATGCTTCAGGCGTTTGCATTAGCTGTGCTAACGATCGGCGGTCTCGTCACCGTGCAAGGGGTATTCGCGCTCGCAATCCTGCTCGGCATAGTGAACGCGTTCGATCTACCGACCCGTCAGTCTTTCATGGTCGAGCTTGTCGGCAGGGAAGACTTGATGAACGCAATCGCCCTGAACTCGTCAATGATTCAAGGCTCGCGCGTGCTGGGTCCGGCTCTGGCAGGGTTGCTGGTGGGATGGCTTGGCGAAGGGCCGTGCTTCCTGATAAACGGAATCAGCTATCTCGCGGTCATCGGCGGGCTGTTTGCGATTCGAGTGGGCAGAGAGAGCGCGGGTCCCGCTTCCGGATCGGCTTTCTCCCATCTCAAAGAAGGATTCGACTATGTGCTTCACACGAGTCCTGTTCGCGCTCTACTCTTGCTGGTCGCTTTCGTCAGCATATTCGGTTTGCCTTACATCGTGCTGATGCCGATCTTCGCCAGCGAGGTTTTGAAAGGCGGTCCGCGGGCGCTCGGCGTGTTGCTTGGAGCGGCGGGGGCGGGAGCCCTTGCGGGCGCGTTGACGCTTGCTGCGCGGCGTCATGTTGAAGGGCTTGGCCGGGTCGTGGCGCTGAGCGTTGCGGCACTGGGCTCGATGCTGATTCTATTCTCGCTGTCGCGAAATCTGATCATCTCGGCAGTGTTGCTGGTGCCGGTCGGCTTCGCGTTGATCCTTCAGATGTCGGCGTCGAACACCCTTGTGCAGACGATGGCGCCGGACGGAATGCGCGGCCGCTTGATGAGTTTCTACTCGATGAGCTTGATGGGAATGGCGCCGTTTGGAAGCCTGCTGGCCGGCGCCGTGGCCGCCCGCATCGGTGCTCCAGCGACGGTGGCCGGCGGCGGAGCTTTGTGCATTGTGGCGTCGCTATTCTTTTGGTCGAGACTGCCGCACCTTCGCCGCGAGGCAGTGCCGATATTGGTCGCCCAGGGGGCGATGGCTGGAGAACCAACCGAGGCGGACTCAGCGCAGCATGGCTAA